The genomic stretch TCAGCAAATAATACTTTGAGTCATGTGTTTGCAGACAAACAAACAGGTATCAGTAAAGTTTTAAACTCTCACTGCAAACAGAGGCATCTACAATCATGTTCGCTTGAACTTGTCAAATTTATCAGCTACAGTGTAAATCAGCAAATAATACTATTTTTCAGACAAACGAACGGGCTAATGTCAACACGGAATCAAGTGGGTGACAAATATTACTGCACTGATAGCTACAGTACATGCAGTATGCACAAGCTGCGGAAATACAGGGGGAAAATGAAATTTTGATCTTCCCAGTTCCCAAATACTATGCCTGAGGTATAAGTGTGGAGTAAAATGCCTTAGATCAATGCAGTCTTTAAAGCTCCCAATGGGCCGGAAGCAAAAACATAAGTACTGAAGTACATTGTACATAACCTATAACTACAATGTAATACCCACAGCACAACTATGGACGAACTGAACTTGGGAGATTGTCCAAGTAATTTCTGATGTTTGGTTCAAAGCCCCTTTATCCCAAATCCCAAACTCTGGTACAGGAAAATTTGAGATCCAATTATATTCGATCAAACGGAAAGAAAAtagtaaataaatataaatacatACGTAGCAAGAAATGCGTTAGGAATCCAATGCGCTCGCGGCGCGGACCGGAGCGAGGAGCAACCGACGGGGAATCAATCGAGCCAGCCTGCCCTTAGATGGGGGAAAGGAGCTGGGCGAGGCGCGGCTTGGGCTCGGAGTTCATGCCGATGAGGATGACGAGGGGAATGAAGCCGTAGTGGGCCGCCACCTTGGCCTTCTTCATCGCCCACGTGCTCCACTCCCGCGCCCGCCGCGCCGCGCTCTCCGCCGCTGACTCCGCCCCGTCCGCCAGGGCCTTTCCCTTCCCCGCCGCGCCAGATGCCATCTCCGGCTCTTGTCAACTGAGAGGGAgtcagggggggggggggggggggggggggagagagagagagagagagagaggaaggaatAGGCTGATCCGCTGGATGCAGCTCGTGATCGGCCTCGGATGAGCGCGATAGTAAGATGCGATTACTACATTTATTGAGGTGCTCAACGTAATTTCTCAAGCCCTCGATAAACTGCTACTAATTGAAAatgaataaaaataataacggAACATTCGGGGGTCTATTTTGAAAAACCGAGTAGGCTGGTAGTACCTTGCACGGCCGCACACTCTGACACTCGCACCACCAGATTCGCCGCCGCTGCATAGGGCTATCCACCCGTCGCCGACGAGCAGCGCGATCCGGGGGGAGAAAgggaggaggagaagatggGTGGCGGGATGGAGGTGCACAAGAACAAGTGGATCGAGGAGTGGAACGCCGGCCGGGAGAACCTCGAGTTCAATTTCCGCTGGACGCGCCGCAGCCTCGCCGTCGTCGGCCTCTTCGGCCTCGCCGTCCCCATCCTCGTCTACAAGGGCATCGTCCGCGATTTCGTACGCACGTTTCGTTCCCCTCTCATGAATCCTTTTCCTTTGCTGTTAGGGTGGCTCACCTAGATTCAGATCGGGCTCTCGCTGTAGATAAGACGCATTCGTTGTGGTGGAATGATTTAGTTCCTTTTTTGAAAAAAGCTTTCATCCAAATTGAATTGTGAAACTAGAATCCTTTTGCGGGTGAGAATGAGAATGGTCCTCAAATCAGGTTGAGAGAGTCGAGCCCATCCTGATATTGGTACTAATTTGTTGGCTTCTTGCTTAGAAggtgaaagcattgtagcatTAAACCGTCTGGTTCTTATACATATATGTATAATTTTTCTCGAATAGAATTGTGAATTGTTAAATATTGTTGATGGTATTATGACACTGCACCCGTGTTTAGCCAGTCCTGAACCTTCTCAAGGGCATGAAAGATTTATTTTCAATTTCATATGTATCACAGTCTCAGCCGTAATCCAAGTAGAGAATACTTACTTCCCCTGGTCAGTAAGAAAAGTTGGTGATTACTGTCTACTGGTCTCTGGGACAcagaataagaaaaaaaaaaatcttgttgTTTCATGTTTTAGCATCATCAGTGTTGCCGTTAACTGTTGTGTTGCCATATACCTGTACGTGAGATAGGAGAGGTACATTTACGTATACAAGCTGTGTGTGTGCTTGAACTACCATCGACTAATGCATATATTATCCCCCAAAACTATCTTATTTCATGGTATCACGAGATGGTTTGATTCTTCGATCTTTGTGATTCCACATACCCTAGCCAATGTTGCCCCAGCGCAATCGCCATCACGGGGTCAGTTCCCTGGTCACCTGTTCATGTGTCACTGGTTTTCTCTCCCATCTTCTATTCCTGTTAACCATCTGCC from Sorghum bicolor cultivar BTx623 chromosome 3, Sorghum_bicolor_NCBIv3, whole genome shotgun sequence encodes the following:
- the LOC8075535 gene encoding mitochondrial import receptor subunit TOM7-1; its protein translation is MASGAAGKGKALADGAESAAESAARRAREWSTWAMKKAKVAAHYGFIPLVILIGMNSEPKPRLAQLLSPI
- the LOC8075536 gene encoding uncharacterized protein LOC8075536, with the translated sequence MGGGMEVHKNKWIEEWNAGRENLEFNFRWTRRSLAVVGLFGLAVPILVYKGIVRDFHMQDEDAGRPPRKFL